Proteins from a genomic interval of Narcine bancroftii isolate sNarBan1 chromosome 12, sNarBan1.hap1, whole genome shotgun sequence:
- the bri3 gene encoding membrane protein BRI3 isoform X3, with amino-acid sequence MDRKPLLQERPPAYVPSSSGYEYGQTYGTIPPPGYQQQPPPYSYPASSGYVPPVSVNVQPPVCPGSNYSSTYTIIQQPTAASVVVVGGCPACRHLLWKEVQVPQDSYHQVQEQLLPLHHQSS; translated from the exons ATGGACCGCAAGCCGCTGCTGCAGGAAAGGCCACCGGCATATGTACCCAGCTCGTCGGGCTACGAGTACGGCCAGACTTACGGTACCATCCCGCCGCCTGGataccaacaacaacctccccCTTACTCCTATCCAGCAAGCTCAG GATATGTGCCTCCTGTCTCAGTCAACGTTCAGCCGCCCGTGTGCCCAGGGTCTAACTACTCGAGCACTTATACCATCATCCAACAACCGACTGCAGCGTCTGttgtggtggtgggtgggtgtcCTGCCTGCAG gcatttactttggaaagaggtacaagtgccacaagactcataccaccaggttcaggaacagctgctacccctccaccatcagagttctTAA